In a single window of the Heliangelus exortis chromosome 1, bHelExo1.hap1, whole genome shotgun sequence genome:
- the TWF1 gene encoding twinfilin-1, with translation MSHQTGIQASESVKNIFVGARNGQYRLLKIIIDNEQLIVGSSRHPVGSWEKDYDAFVLPLLEDKQPCYILYRLDSQNAQGYEWIFIAWSPDYSPVRQKMLYAATRATLKKEFGGGHIKDEVFGTVQDDVSLNGYKKYLISQSCPAPLTAAEEELRQIKINEVQTDVGVDTKHQTLQGVAFPIAKEAIQALDKLKNKKLNYVQLQIDMKNETIMLANTLHTELKDLPKRIPKDAARYHFFLYKHSHEGDYLESIVFIYSMPGYTCSIRERMLYSSCKSPLLEIVERQLWMPIIRKIEIDNGDELTADFLYEEVHPKQHAHKQSFAKPKGPAGKRGTRRLIRGPAETETPSD, from the exons ctAGTGAAAGTGTTaaaaacatctttgttggagCCAGAAATGGACAatacaggcttttaaaaataatcattgACAATG AGCAGCTTATTGTGGGATCATCTAGGCACCCAGTTGGATCATGGGAAAAGGATTATGATGCCTTTGTCCTTCCCCTTCTTGAAGACAAGCAACCATGCTATATATTGTACAGATTAGATTCTCAGAATGCTCAAGGGTATGAATGGATCTTCATTGCATGGTCACCTGATTACTCTCCT GTTCGTCAAAAAATGTTGTATGCAGCAACTCGAGCAACACTTAAGAAAGAATTTGGAGGTGGTCATATTAAGGATGAAGTATTTGGAACAGTACAG GATGATGTTTCACTGAATggatataaaaaatatttgatatcACAGTCCTGCCCTGCACCTCTGACTGCAGCAGAAGAGGAGCTTCGGCAAATCAAGATTAATGAG GTACAGACAGATGTTGGTGTAGATACCAAGCATCAAACATTGCAAGGAGTGGCATTCCCCATTGCTAAAGAAGCCATTCAGGCTTTGgacaagctgaaaaataagaaactgaaTTATGTACAACTG CAAATTgatatgaaaaatgaaactatTATGTTGGCCAACACACTTCATACTGAACTTAAGGACTTGCCAAAAAGAATTCCAAAGGATGCTGCACGTTACCACTTCTTCTTGTATAAGCATTCCCATGAAGGAGACTATTTGGAATCCATAG ttttcatCTATTCTATGCCAGGGTACACCTGTAGTATACGAGAACGAATGCTCTACTCTAGTTGCAAAAGTCCACTGTTGGAAATTGTAGAAAGACAGTTGTGGATGCCAATCATTAGAAAG ATTGAAATTGATAATGGTGATGAGCTAACTGCTGACTTTCTTTATGAGGAGGTCCATCCAAAACAACACGCTCACAAACAAAGTTTTGCTAAACCAAAAGGTCCTGCGGGGAAGAGGGGAACACGAAGACTGATCAGAGGTCCAGCAGAGACTGAAACACCAAGTGATTAG